Proteins from one Ramlibacter sp. PS4R-6 genomic window:
- a CDS encoding magnesium transporter CorA family protein — translation MHIVEFTGGTLRFLDQPPAHAPASGFVWIYLEREELEQDTAALQRAAQALGGSPILDLHLQDLGNRAHPSDYDYTSVYDRVIFRRLATEAEVRAETANAPLPDHGVLHAFAGIRSRAVGFVVFDRLLITVHPAGCYTAETFMRRFLGDAVQTEGIAVTARTRLPASPSDLMLRMVNVMVDSYLELRKQLNAELDAWQDELLAPKSRGTDWRAFMTARAALHTLEDLCEGQNDAMQEWLDTMREQPTPGMPQAERDSLLARARDVIEHVQRVLHHVRRMEQGAETAVQIHFSALSHRTNEIMRVLTALTAVFLPLNFITGFFGMNFEFLPLIHSDKAMWVMLALMLAIALTVVGVFWRKRYLARTR, via the coding sequence ATGCACATCGTCGAATTCACCGGCGGCACGCTGCGCTTCCTCGACCAGCCGCCGGCGCACGCGCCCGCGTCGGGGTTCGTGTGGATCTACCTCGAACGCGAGGAGCTCGAGCAGGACACGGCCGCGCTGCAGCGTGCGGCGCAGGCCCTGGGCGGCTCGCCCATCCTCGACCTGCACCTGCAGGACCTGGGCAACCGCGCGCATCCCTCCGACTACGACTACACCTCGGTTTACGACCGCGTGATCTTCCGGCGCCTCGCCACCGAAGCGGAGGTGCGCGCCGAGACCGCGAACGCGCCGCTGCCGGACCACGGCGTGCTGCACGCCTTCGCCGGCATCCGCTCGCGCGCCGTCGGCTTCGTGGTGTTCGACCGCCTGCTGATCACCGTGCACCCCGCGGGCTGCTACACGGCCGAGACCTTCATGCGCCGCTTCCTCGGCGATGCGGTGCAGACGGAGGGCATCGCCGTCACCGCCCGCACGCGCTTGCCCGCGAGCCCCTCGGACCTGATGCTGCGCATGGTCAACGTGATGGTCGACAGCTACCTGGAACTGCGCAAGCAGCTCAACGCCGAGCTCGACGCCTGGCAGGACGAGCTGCTGGCGCCGAAATCGCGCGGCACCGACTGGCGCGCGTTCATGACGGCGCGTGCGGCGCTGCACACGCTCGAGGACCTGTGCGAAGGCCAGAACGACGCCATGCAGGAGTGGCTGGACACCATGCGCGAGCAGCCCACGCCCGGCATGCCGCAGGCCGAGCGCGATTCGCTCTTGGCCCGCGCCCGCGACGTGATCGAGCACGTGCAGCGGGTGCTGCACCACGTGCGCCGCATGGAACAGGGCGCCGAGACCGCCGTGCAGATCCACTTCTCGGCGCTGTCGCATCGCACGAACGAGATCATGCGCGTGCTCACGGCGCTCACGGCGGTGTTCCTGCCACTGAACTTCATCACCGGCTTCTTCGGCATGAACTTCGAGTTCCTGCCGCTGATCCACTCGGACAAGGCGATGTGGGTCATGCTCGCGCTGATGCTGGCGATCGCCCTCACTGTGGTCGGCGTGTTCTGGCGCAAGCGCTACCTCGCGCGCACGCGCTGA
- the hemB gene encoding porphobilinogen synthase, with the protein MQPHAPFPQGRPRRLRRDAFTRDLVRESRLSAHDLIYPVFVLDGRNERQAVASMPGVERMTVDLLLPVAEQCLSLGIPALALFPVIDAQLKTPDGREALNAKGLVPRAVRELKSRFPELGVMTDVALDPFTSHGQDGLLDETGYIVNDDTVELLVRQALVQAEAGVDIVAPSDMMDGRIGAIRRALEDKGHIHTRIMAYSAKYASAFYGPFRDAVGSAANLGKSNKKVYQMDPGNSDEALREVAMDIAEGADMVMVKPGMPYLDIVRRVKDEFRVPTFAYQVSGEYAMLQAAAKNGWLDGEAVMMESLLAFKRAGADGVLTYFALEAARVLRR; encoded by the coding sequence ATGCAGCCCCATGCCCCCTTCCCCCAAGGCCGGCCCCGCCGCCTGCGCCGCGACGCGTTCACGCGCGACCTGGTGCGCGAAAGCCGCCTGAGCGCGCACGACCTGATCTACCCGGTGTTCGTGCTTGACGGCCGCAACGAACGCCAGGCCGTGGCCTCGATGCCCGGCGTCGAGCGGATGACGGTGGATTTGCTGCTGCCGGTCGCGGAGCAATGCCTGTCGCTCGGCATCCCGGCGCTCGCCCTGTTCCCGGTGATCGATGCGCAGCTGAAGACACCCGACGGCCGCGAGGCCCTGAATGCGAAGGGCCTGGTGCCGCGCGCGGTGCGCGAGCTGAAGTCGCGCTTCCCCGAACTCGGCGTGATGACCGACGTCGCGCTCGACCCTTTCACCAGCCACGGCCAGGACGGCCTGCTCGACGAAACCGGCTACATCGTGAACGACGACACGGTGGAGTTGCTGGTGCGGCAGGCGCTGGTGCAGGCCGAGGCCGGCGTGGACATCGTCGCGCCTTCGGACATGATGGACGGGCGCATCGGCGCGATCCGCCGCGCCCTGGAGGACAAGGGCCACATCCACACGCGCATCATGGCGTACAGCGCCAAGTACGCGAGCGCCTTCTACGGCCCCTTCCGCGACGCGGTGGGCTCGGCCGCCAACCTGGGCAAGTCCAACAAGAAGGTCTACCAGATGGACCCGGGCAACAGCGACGAGGCGTTGCGCGAAGTCGCGATGGACATCGCCGAAGGCGCCGACATGGTGATGGTCAAGCCCGGCATGCCTTACCTGGACATCGTGCGGCGCGTGAAGGACGAGTTCCGCGTGCCCACCTTCGCGTACCAGGTGAGCGGCGAGTACGCGATGCTGCAGGCGGCGGCGAAGAACGGCTGGCTCGACGGCGAGGCCGTGATGATGGAAAGCCTGCTCGCGTTCAAGCGCGCCGGCGCCGACGGCGTGCTCACCTACTTCGCGCTGGAAGCCGCGCGGGTGCTGCGCCGCTGA
- a CDS encoding CopD family protein — MLWVKALHIVFVASWFAGLFYLPRIFVNLAMVPAGSDAERARLLLMARKLLRFTTMLAVPALALGLWLWLGYGIGRGAGWLHAKLAVVTLTVGYHAVCAQILRGIEAGSFARGHVWFRWFNELPVLLLLAAVVLAVVKPF, encoded by the coding sequence ATGCTCTGGGTCAAGGCGCTGCACATCGTTTTCGTGGCGAGCTGGTTCGCGGGCCTGTTCTACCTGCCGCGCATCTTCGTCAACCTGGCCATGGTGCCCGCCGGCTCGGACGCCGAGCGCGCCCGGCTGCTGCTGATGGCGCGCAAGCTGCTGCGGTTCACGACGATGCTGGCGGTGCCGGCGCTGGCGCTCGGGCTGTGGCTCTGGCTCGGCTACGGCATCGGGCGCGGCGCCGGATGGTTGCACGCCAAGCTCGCGGTGGTGACGCTGACGGTCGGCTACCACGCCGTGTGCGCGCAAATCCTGCGCGGGATCGAAGCCGGCTCGTTCGCGCGCGGCCACGTCTGGTTCCGCTGGTTCAACGAGCTGCCCGTGCTGCTGCTGCTGGCGGCGGTCGTGCTGGCCGTGGTCAAACCCTTCTGA